The genome window TGATTCCAATATGAGTTTTGAGATAGTATAATGACATTATTTGAGTACGATTTGTCCCACAAACAATCTACCAAAATTATGACATCACCGGAAGGATAGACTAACTGTACCTGTACTCAAATCATGTAATTTCACTTTCTCAAAATTCCTATGTTTTCATTTACTTAATTTCAATGAAGGGGCTCTATGctagacatctatctgtcataatgtcttagtctggtgtcagggccagagtctcTCAGGCTACCATGAAACCTTtcgattcattttttttttctgtttctaaaattaaatgaaaactaTTGATCTTGCAAGATTAGAAacgagatcccagagggatcctGGCGCaaaccaaagaatgatctatatctgacaaatgaaagagggatcttttctctgtaTTCCAAGTTTggctatcaaaatccaaagatggcggccagtcAGCAATTTTgatgaccaatcggtcccaaaatgcattatgctaAAAAACGGCCCTAGGggaatttacatatgaaatattagACAGATCTCTGCAGTACTGTCTAAGAAATgaacttcaaatatcaaaatccaagatgacagCCTGTCGTCCATCTTGTTGATTGAgtggtcctaaaatgcaatatgcacaactaatgaTGGTTGGCTAACTGATAATCAGTACCACTGAAGTAACATGATAACactttattatttcaataaaacaagtGTATTTTTACAGAACTTTGcacaattttatatacagatcACAGTTTAGTAAATGTAGCCTctaaaaaatatgtacattgtacatacaaaattatataaattacaggCATTATATGTACACAATCTGCATTTGATAATCTGTTGTTgatttacaaatatcaaaagTCAATAGTTAATCTTTTGAATTCTGAAGAGTATAATTTAAAGTATACTTTATTACAAGAATTCCATGAAAGTGGATGCATCGCCTGCATAGCagtttaaaacatcacaaaagtAGTTATTTAccgttgaaaatattattaataactaagttatcaagtcccgtaactcttgcaaatattgacagattttaaCCAGTTTCAAACCCATCGTATATCTCATTGATATCAAGCAATATACATTTGGTTAAAATAGTACAATAAATACCAAAGTTATCACACGGAAACCAAGAAATtgtctgttttgacgattttcaagtcccgtaactcttataaatattaacagattttgaccagtatctaACTCATCTGATATCTCATTGacataaagcaatataccaaatttggttgatattacacaataaatacttaagttattgagcagaaaccatggatttaccttttttgacaattttaaagtccggtaactcttgcaaatattgacagattttgaccagtatctcacccatctaagatctcattaatatgAAGCAAAATaccaaatctattttaaatCAGAGAATAAATACCAAAggtatcgagcggaaaccatgaatttatctgttttgaagaTTTcaaagtcctgtaactcttgcccAATATTGagggattttgaccagtatctcGCTCATCTATGGGATCTCATTATATATAAAGCAAAAtaccaagtttcattgaaatcgtacaataaatacttaagttattgCACAATAACCATTTTCCGGACGCTGCTGACTCAGTGATACCTATGTGTCGCACTTGCGTTACAGACGACACAAAAAAGGGTAAACTACATACAAAATACTGCATGATGAAACaatcagttgtctcccttacccTGAAACTACCATCTTAAACACGATATTTAGTTTAGTCTGGTCTTCTGCTACGAATGCTCTGATAGCTATATATTGGAGCATTTGCAGCAGGGGATCAGACTAAATTTACTTGTCTTCTTGACATTTGTATTACTGGTATATCATATGACGGTACATTTTTGCCCAAATATGGAAGTATTTCAGATGGTAGAAAACAGTGAATCGTGAAAGGTAATTTCTGGGAAAGGGAAACTTAGAAAACAGTGAATCATGAAAGGTAATTTCTGGGAAAGGGAAACTTACAATTATTATTTCCAAGTATTTTTGAATTGCTACGGAATcctgaaaaatattcattttataagCAAAATTCCagaaaatattagaaatataccgctgacgtagcgtaggcctaATCTGGCctacaatttcacatttttaagaggtaccgcgagctgactatatattaggaaaaaaaaaaaaaaagcctaataatataggcaggtttagcggactaaatttgtctatgtaaatattaatttcattattaaatatcatattgCACAACATGGCATGTATTTAATAAAGCTTTGAATAACAATGGAATTAAGAGAAGAAGGTCTGATTTCTATAAGTCAATGTTTTGATAAGTCTTTGTTTAAAGGTTacaatgatattaattttgtaacatctgtattaagatatttttttgttttgtaatttcttGAATTTTGCTTATAAAACGTATCTTTGTACTTAGTATATGGGTCAACCCAAGTAAGACAGTATGTTGTGTATCAAAACCAAGTCACTGAGATATTTTTGACCTTTGGCCTAATCTTGTTTGTTATTTAAATGCTTGTACAGGCTCTCTTTTCTTTATTATGGGATAATAAATCATCATACTTTGTATAAAAGCTAGTGCATCTAGATAAGTGGCACATACAGTGGAGGACTTGAAATAGTTTTTGTAATTTCTGGAATTTTGcttataaaatgaatatttttcaggATTCCATAGCAATTCAAAAATACTTGGAAATAATAATTGTAAGTTTCCCTTTCCCAGAAATTACCTTTCATGATTCACTGTTTTCTAAGTTtccctacgatttcacatttttaagaggtaccgcgagctgactatatattaggaaaaaaaaaaaaaaaaattaaaaaagccttataatataggcaggtttagcggactaagacaaattatgaaaagtattttagacaatatcaaattgtatttACAGTTCCTTACAAACATCCTTATTTGTCTGTCAGACTATTGATTAAACATTCTTACCAAGTGGTATATGTCTTTTCATCAATTCTAGATCCCATTTTTCACACAAAGTTTactaaaacacacaaaaattatatatacaaatacaatttgGCCTCTTATGTATTAGCACATATATTAATAATCTCTaactacatttacatgaaaAAGATTAAAGGAATGCTTTCTTTATCAACATTCAGTCTTTTATATAAATTGGCACAATTTTTAAGCACAGATGATAACATCTAGGTCCTTATTTGgcattacatttataattaatcaTCTTTtaaaacgaaagcaaatgtATTTGCTAAAACAATCAATTTTtcagtatctatatatatataaatatattacagaaTGACCATTAATTGGAGTAAAAAATCTTTggtattttctcaaaatgctcGATTCAAGCAGTTGTCTCCTTTGATAAAGACTTAATTGTCTGACTCTTTCCTTGGAGTCCAAGAGTCACTTTCAGTCTGTATTATTAAACTGATAACCACATTGGAACAACCTTCTATCTATAAAATCTGGAACCCTTTTACTCCTAAATTATTGGTAACTTGGGAGGAAGCTTTTTCCTCTCAGTTTCCTGTCtgaaagttatctccccttctgtGAAGATTGTTGGTCACAGTTTCCTGTCtgaaagttatctccccttctgtGAAGACTGCTGGTCACCAGTCCGGCTCCACAGGGTAATCTCCGGTGAGACAGGCTACACAATGGCCGACAGACTCAGAATCGGGTTTTATCCCTTCAGTAATGGCTGCCTTTAGACCTTCCACAGACAGGTACTGTAAACTATCCGCACCTGTCAATTCATAgatacatacaacatacatcaAAGTGAATCATTCCCTTGTCATCATACAACATACATCAAAGTGAACCATTTCCTTGTCATCATACAACATACATCAAAGTGAACCATTTCCTTGTCATCATACAACATACATCAAAGTGAACCATTTCCTTGTCATCATACAACATACATCAAATTGAACCATTTCCTTGTAATCATGACATTTTTGAGCAGTTAATCTGTAAGTAATCATTTATGTTCATCAATGAAGATTTTATACTTGTTATTCTTTTGCTTTCTTAGAAGTCAATAAATGATGGCCAAAGACCACTGTACATTTGATCAAACCTACGCAGTTTAATTACTATAACTGAATTTTAGACTTCCAAAATATTTGTCTCAGTTTAGAAATGTGTGTATCTATATGCATACAATAATAGTTTTGTCCTTTATTCTCAACTATGATGGCATTCAATGATCTTCCCTATCACAGTATTCATTTGGGTAGTCACAAGTTActaaaacacatcaaaataGCTCCTGGCCAACCCAACAAATTAGGCTTTAGAAAGGAGCCTAGTAAATTGAATTGTATATTGAGTATAGCATAGCTAGTGcattattataaaattaaaagtttcctTTCTCTTGGAAACCCTTTGACATAACCATATCATAAACTTACCGAAGTATTCGGCCAGGTGCTCGACAGGGACTTTGTTAGCTACAAGTTCCTGGTGAGTAGGAATATTGATCCCCATGTAACACGGGTACTTTATCGGTGGTGATGCTATTCGAATGTGGACCTGTACacaaaaagaaatatgttttataattaagTCCGATTTCATTGCTTAATGGAATCAAAGACCTATGACAATGATGAAGGTGAATCAATATTATACACTATTACACAGGTTGAAAGTGAATCCATATCATACACTATCATACAGGTTGAAAGTGAATCCATATCATACACTATCATACAGGTTGAAAGTGAATCCATATCATGCACTATTATACAGGTGTTctcaaaattgttttcatttttgctcATCACTGCTTAATATTTATTGCCACCTGTGTAGGTCAGCATTGTAGAATTTCAGACCTTGATAACCCTCCACCTGAGTATCCCAATGGTTCATTTACAAAGACAAGGTATGGTATCAAGAGAGAACTCAAGTTGTTGCTGTTTGGAGATCTAAGCTAGAAATGTCTGTTAATTTTAGAGACTGCAACATCAATCAATGAATAGCATTTGAAAGCGATATCTTGAGTTAGGCTTTTCTtcattataacaagagatcctagAGGGATTTTGAcacccaccaaagattgatctatgtctgacaattgaaagaAGGATCAAACTTCAatgatcaaaatccaagatggctgccagcaTGCGcaactatatatacataacactAGCTAgatgaacctacatatgaaatttgagaaagatctctgcAGTGCTTGCCGAAAAATAGCTGTAAGAATTGTTAACGGTGGGACAGACAGACAAAatgcgatttgaatagcccatcaATTGATGATGGTGGACTAATAAAATCTGCATTATAAAGCGATGCTGTGACCAATCATAAGAGTTAATTGATGCCAAATTaatgtcttgttttatttattacacaaacaaatcaaaagCTTTGGAAATTAGCAAATGTGCAATAGAAATGGTCACCGTAATATAGCTTACCTCCTTAGCTCCCTCTGCTTTCAGTAGTTTGACAATTGGAATCATCGTCACTCCACGGACGATAGAATCATCAATCAGTACAATACGCTTGCCCTTGAAGTTCTGTGTGAGGGCCCCAAATTTCTTGGCGACTGCCAATTGTCGTAATCTCATGTTAGGTTGGATGAAGGAACGTCCAACATAACGATTCTTGGTGAAAACTTCTCCGTACGGTTTCTTGATCTGATagagataaattattttatgtagaGACAACATCAATTTGATAATAACTCATGCAAATTATCGAAGcattatcaattttcattttaatttggaTGCTATATCTTATTATTCAAGGAAAGAACAAAGCATAACCATGGTCAATATGTGATTTTTGTATCAACAGTCTTGTCAAGATCACATGTCAAAATACTGTTTCACtctataaacaagaggcccatgggccttaacggttaCCTGAGTTTGGATATAGAATATAACAaagatatataaacactatacacTGGCcgttgaagttggtcagtggttttatagatttgactttttaatctaagtatgaagagtatttgcttccatcaaacttTTGGTCTCAAAAgatgattttttgaaattttaatcattttgaccctatTTGGCACCgtccctctggtcccccagtgGATCagcgaggactgatatggatgttaaaatgctatatttccaatatgaaaattgagcaaataatgttcacaaatgtgtttttcctaaataaacaatagtaaacatgacctcctccccagggagatacgtgagaccccaaggtcatataattcacaatttctataaaacaccttaagacctttctatctataaaaagtatttgattctaccatttccaaaattttagaagatttttgaagttttagcctatttgacccatttttgGCCACGCTCATCTGCCGCTATGGGGTCAGCCAGAAACAATatggatataatgttaaaatactatatcaggctaataattctaaccaagcttgactcatttcctatgaaaattgagcaaaaaatgttcataaatgtgtttttcctatataaactatagtgaACTTTACCCCCTCCTATGGGAGAAAtgagagaccccagggtcatatgattcacagtttttgtaaaggaccttaagctttccatctatgaaaagtatttgattctaccatttccagaatttcagaagattttaagttttagcctatttgacccttctGACCCTGCCCCTaatgcccctgggggtcagtcatggaaaatttgttaataggattcaaaggccatctcatactgataattctgacaacaattgactcattttattaacaaatgaccaaataatgttccaaaatgtgttttccctatataaactatagttaacttaaccccctccccagggagaaatgagagaccccagggtcatataattcacaatttttgtaaaggacttttaGACCTTTAATTTCTATCTaggaagagtatttgattctaccacatctgtgagtggagaagaagatttgttaaattttagtaaatttttaccccttttggtcccCTCCAACAGTCCCCTGGGGGGATGGggatcatataattcaaattttgattAGCCTTATGCCttaggtttgtgcaaaatttcattgaattcgcttcagcagttttggagaagaagtcgaaaatgtaaattgtttacagacacacAGCACATGATGGTTGACGCAcaacagacaaaaaaaaattgaaaagttaAAATTCAATGAATAATCTTGAAAAGTTCACATTTCATGTTTACAGCCAGCATGTCTCCACCTATTGCTTGGTTTGTCTTCACTGTCAGCGTTCGGTCAGTATACACAAAACTATAACTCTATTAAAATGCCCAATAAAAAGACATCCTTTGAACTAGATGttagaatacatgtacatgtataggtagtgtaaaatgtaatatttacacccggtccaccccaactgcgaacgatgcgtgtatataaacccctaccgctctaccgctgacttgtatcgatgtattgaatgagtgtagttatttatagactccagtactgtcgccaaatccacaggtaaactggtactggatgctacgctcgggcctctcatccagcttaacgaaactgaatggctagttagcttaaccgatctatatatcatcaacaatgcgtctgtatctacttaaaaacaaaacaaatattcttcaaattgcataaaaattcacttgactagtatttctttattttagatattttaacaaatcttcatatttctagtaaaactgcatatgaaactccttatagatctagctatgctcattacgtagggaaccgccataacatgtcccggctgcaggccgtgtgcaaaaagtcaaaacacacgtgggatttataagacgagtcctaaactgtcctatatttaggattttcaataagtggtttgtaatattattacagcaaaactgacaagctagaaggttagtggcattttaaccgtactgttatatataattagccatcagcttggatctggtgccgTACAGATAGTGAGTTCACTCACGatgtgattattgcaagccaacgtaaATGCTATCGGaatgctctttaaagtttgttaatgatctcaaacacacttaaaacttattgtggcaatattaaagtaactaaattataatattttcaaatagttctgataactattcatgtgtaatatctccagacattgacatgtgtacggatcgaatacggcggactgccaatgtttttgacatgttctgcaagatatatttcactgtttcagttagggtggccaataaaagaaaacaagcacagtgcaattatattatgttatttcttctaaatacaacactttttgtgcaagttgtcaagcatttattgtgaatgttttgcaatgaaattaccacctttataacactgaatttgtggttccccggacatcgttttccccaaaatttgaatgcgcaaaatataccgatagtagatttttttcagtatttaaagccataagaaaaaatacatgtgcaaagtacactggtgtgtaagtaacacaagattttacggtatttgtaacatttacgattgtgtttggtataGCTGATGTAGCCAGAGCGCCCCGCGATTTATCAttcgcagttggggtggaccgggTGTAATATGTTATACTCACTGCTGCAGCGTAGGCCATGGCCGCTGGTGTTGCCGACTCAGGAACTGTACTGACCATGTCTACATCAACAGGAGCTTCCTTGGCCAACCGTCGTCCACAGTTCTGTCTCACCATATAAACCATTTGTCCTGTAGAGTGACACTAGAGTcatatattctgtctttgcatattacagagttatctcccttgcacgtaggtatttattgtgatgtcattattatgtgagtgcaattcacatcattttctacgaaaagtatgacgttactcTTGCAAACACCCAatatcacaatcaatatctacctgcaaataacagataactctgtaatatacaaatgcaGAAAATTAACATATTAACTAATTAAGGGAgctcagaaaaaaaattattataaagaGTGATAATGAAATACATAGCAGTAACCAGTGTCTAAATATAAACTTAAGAAAATAAGTACTTTATAAAGGTGATCTTTCTGTATATAAAGGCCAATCAAGGGAGcagagaaaaataatctttaCCCAAAAGTTTAGTGGCCTTATGGCTTACCTTCGAAAATACTGTCAGGTCTGGCGAAGTACACATACTCAAATATACACAAGGCTGGAGGAGTCTGTTTGTGTTGGGGTGCGATGTATACAGAGCGAATTCCCTTCTTACTCATCTCCACTACCTCTCCTTCAACAGAAAACAGCAAACATCATTTCAACACATACGACATTGACTTGAACAGAGTAAAGGGAGATCCATGCCTGTTTTTTTCTTACTGGTAAGCCATCTCAGTACAATTATATTCACTTTAAGTTACATGCTTCCTTATTACAAGACAGGAGAAGGAGAATTATCAATGGGCTTACCTGGGAGGACCTCTCTGTAGTACCGGGCACCAATACCACTGAAGGCACAGGACTCGGAGGCTACGACCCAGCCATCTACTTCCGAGTCATCCAGGATCTTTTTTCCTGTCAAAAGAATGTATTAAGAGTGTATTACATCTTTGATATATTGTAATAATGTACATGGTATATTCTAGCAAAAATATGtggatatctttatttttagtgaaaaaatatgttttaaacatgGCATCAAAATTAATTGGTTAAATAGTTATCGATACGGCAAGGCCAGATAACTGCAATATATATGCTAATGCAGATTTGCCCAACAGAAATATCATGAATTTGATAGCTTTAATATAAATGTTCTGCAAAACTctgtaattatacatttttttcctttCTAATTCCgacatacaaaacataaacattatTGTACTTTAAGGCCCACTAAATTTCcaaaatggcttttaatttttaaaatgtgaatgtaaaatgagatcgataattttgtaaagtcacaaaagttatcaacctactgttaatactacacatatcatcaccttctgaacaatgtgattaaaataaataaaaggttaattttcataacgcgggtcgtcttatgcttCCCGCCATCGTCCTAAATACCACGCGGTAGTTGACCatcactgcgtcagacggcagaacagcgaaatgactctccactgttatcatatactacacagagaatcttgcatatgtttggtgttgtaacctcatcgatatgcattttctgatgttgtcattgtttttaagaaagctttatgttttgctccggaaaggtagtggggcCATTAATAATTAGCTATAGTTGTATTGGTTACCTGAGAATGCTGCGGCGGGGAGGAGCTTGCCTATACACAAAGGTCTGTTGCCCAATGGATCCCGCACAGCATACAGTTTGTCTTTGTTCATGATGACCAGTGAGTAGGAGGCCTTTGTCTCCTGCATTATCCTCTTAATCCTAGAAGTCATTTTAATTTCTGATTTTATATGTtgccaaaaatatttaaaaaaaattatatactcTGGGTAGGGTAAATGTTTTGTGGTAAAACTGTTTTCTCTAAAAGATTCAACTCATTCCAATACAAATTGTAGTTTGTAGATAAGAAAAAAGTCTTTCCCTGTCTACATAATCAAAAACCATTTACAATTTGTGgataattgatattaaagaaCTAAGTATAGACTATATAATGGGCCTaccaaaataataaaaaaaccaatCATATCAAATTTAACTAGTAATTGTAATAATTTATTGACATCTTACCCAACAACTTATCTGAGTTAGAATGACTGTTTTTATTTAGTTAAACCAATTCATCCTCCTATTATGTTTCTAATTTAATAAATTTACCTGCCGAATCCTGACCTACTTACCTACCCTGATAACCCTATAACCCTAAGTTTAAGGTATCTGTTGACAAGTTTTCTCCTGCTGACATCCTTACTTACCTGCCGACCCAGTTAGCTCCGTCCGGTTCTCCACATTCTGGCATGTGAGTGAGAAGCTGTATGATAAGTTCACTATCTGATCCTGATGATAATCCCACTCCATGTCGCAGTAACTACAGGAAACAAAGTCTTCATACAATATCTCAAGATACAGTGACAAATTTATAGCTTGTTAGAATGTTTAGAACTTCTTCCGGAACTTACAACAGCGGAATTTTTTTCTGCGACCACTTACAGTTTAACCTGCCTATAACGACCACCTGAGACAAATAAGCCGAGACCAATGTGGTCTTtgtacacaggtcaaattgagTTGAAATTGGCCATTTCAAGACTCCATAAcaatggtcttattaagcaggtggtctttatatagaggtgatTGCTGAAACAGGTTTTACTGCATGAATGTTTCATAACAATTTAGAATTGTTGCAAGAAAATTTCATGCAGcatttgaaacaattttataaCAGATTGATCTTTGCTTGGGAGTTGCTTACCTTTCGTTTGAGGGACTTAGCGTTGACGAGTTGTCCGTTGTGAGCCACTGCCGTCAGGCCATGTAACGTCTCCACCACGAACGGTTGTACATTGGTAGTATCAGACTCACCGTGGGTGGAATATCTGGTGTGACctgtgaaataaaacaatgatatatatacataattaaaatttaatcaacaagaggcacaaaggcaGGAAATGACACCAAAGGCCTGAACGACAATTCATGTATACTTTATCAATGTTGTTAAAATCGGAACTTGTGCAGTGATCATGAAGAAAAGTAAAGTCAACTTATAAAACTGTGAAACAAACTTTTCTCATGAAAGTCTTATCCAAATTGCAGAATACTTTTACAACTACACGCTGAAAATAAATTATGGTTAGTTTGTCAGTCATCAATCATACGACTTAATTTTCATTTTGCAAATTAATATTGTGCGAGTTATGCTCCGACATTAGAGTATACACATGCGTGTGTTTGCACGGGGAGTGGCTAAATATCACTTGGTGACCCAAAAATTTAATCCAGATCATTCATTGGAAGTTTTGACAATTAATGACCATACCCAGTCCAATGTTGCCCCTTAGTCTAGCCATGTCATCCTCACTGAAGATGTGACTAACCAGTCCCATGCCTTTCTTCTGCCTGTGTAGTGAGTCATTGGCACCCATACTTGTCACAATTCCGGCACTTTCTTGTCCCCTATGGAGAGAGAAATCAATTACCagtacatattttattattaatcaaTTCAGTGTTACTATTACGATTTAGGATTACTAGTATCAAGTTTATCAATTACATAACCAacattatcataaaataattcCCTCACATGCTTTTTCATGTTATTAACCTTGTTTCTttggtttttatattttacttgaTTGGAGGTTGATTTTACACATTTAAACTCTTTATGGAATCGGTCTCATAATCGCATAGCTTTCCTAAGTTCAGAGTTCATCCATGACATACATCTATTACCAATAAGTTAAGCTAACATCACTCTCATTTAACTTCAATATTCTTAACTGATGTATGGTatctcaaaaattaaaaaaaaaatattttggaaaaaatgGTCTAAGTCAaagatttgaacaaacttaaaaTTCTTTCAGGACAGCTGCTGTTGATCACGCTTTTTCAAATGAAACAATACTTCAATTCAATGTCAAAATTCACACTGAATTGAAAATCTGTTTCATCCCATTTTGGCCACCATGTAGCTGCGATAACATAGCCTTACCAAGAGACTATTCGTAATAGTGAACCATGTGTATGCACTGCCACATGCACTCATTTTAATTTGCCAATTAGACAAGCAAGCTACAATTCAATAATTTTGTCATCGAAATTCATACTAATAATTAATGTTGCAACCCAGCGGTCCATAGTTTAATTATTTACCTGTGCTGCAGACTGACCAGTCCGAGGCAGATGGTGTGAGCCACGTCCAGTTGGGTCGGCCATTCTCCAGTGGCTACGCATCCAAACACACCACAGGCCTCATGTAGACCCGTATCCTCCCCATCATCAGGTGTTACTCTCTGGAGGCAGCTTTCCAATTCCATTGTTTTCCCTGATTGTTTCTCAGAGATTTGTAACTGTTAGTGATTCTTT of Argopecten irradians isolate NY chromosome 7, Ai_NY, whole genome shotgun sequence contains these proteins:
- the LOC138327722 gene encoding amidophosphoribosyltransferase-like, with protein sequence MELESCLQRVTPDDGEDTGLHEACGVFGCVATGEWPTQLDVAHTICLGLVSLQHRGQESAGIVTSMGANDSLHRQKKGMGLVSHIFSEDDMARLRGNIGLGHTRYSTHGESDTTNVQPFVVETLHGLTAVAHNGQLVNAKSLKRKLLRHGVGLSSGSDSELIIQLLTHMPECGEPDGANWVGRIKRIMQETKASYSLVIMNKDKLYAVRDPLGNRPLCIGKLLPAAAFSGKKILDDSEVDGWVVASESCAFSGIGARYYREVLPGEVVEMSKKGIRSVYIAPQHKQTPPALCIFEYVYFARPDSIFEGQMVYMVRQNCGRRLAKEAPVDVDMVSTVPESATPAAMAYAAAIKKPYGEVFTKNRYVGRSFIQPNMRLRQLAVAKKFGALTQNFKGKRIVLIDDSIVRGVTMIPIVKLLKAEGAKEVHIRIASPPIKYPCYMGINIPTHQELVANKVPVEHLAEYFGADSLQYLSVEGLKAAITEGIKPDSESVGHCVACLTGDYPVEPDW